From the genome of Bacteroides sp. MSB163, one region includes:
- a CDS encoding ATP-binding protein: protein MKKHTRQTQLLCAFFLLGTILFSCHHSARKTLSSEERATIDSIIKANRSIDSLTAWLERYAKAENIPGMILVRKELGRRYRDNSRFNEAIEVHQKGLQLALQIGDTLEAVQALNNIGTSYRRMGILDEASTYHYRALLLCEQYGDKSSFTAKKNRVVSLNGIGNIHLTLDNREAADSVFRVALAGEHELNSDLGQAINYANLGAIFEARGMKDSALVYYQHSMKYNRAAKSTLGISLCHNHFGRLFEQEGKWEDALREYRNAYNLMIESSDSWHRLESCLALARVNVAKGDITLARTYLERAKKTAEEMSSWEHLSEVYRLSYLCYEKQGNCRRALDCYIKSRAFADSVRNEDNLNHVQNLRVNYEKEKNFRELSLVREGYRMEQRTKNLFLTGSFIILFITVVAIGFLWYALRMKSRNQRMLRRMEKVRSNFFTNVTHEFRTPLTVILGLSEQLQKGGISSDEETGTALTTIIRQGRNLLGLVNQLLEVSKVRSEVGEPDWRSGDVVSYVRMIMENYQAYARQRQVDLHFMPSETVIEMDFVPEYFSKITRNLLSNSLKFTQKGGRVTVKMEKKSDHLVICVADTGCGISPEDLPHIFKTFYQGENSRADIGTGIGLALVRQITECMDGTIRAESNEGKGTEITVTLPLKHGDSLWEEWLPGKKTDGNMTPLISMKEDVELLETMPTAGDAALPSILIVEDNADISYYISGLLKDNYRLLYARDGEEGLEKAKEYVPDLIITDLMMPEKNGYQLCRDIRDSEILNHIPIIIITAKCGAGDRVQGLDVGADAYLEKPFNADELNVRIVRLLEQRRMLREKYSNALHEGKGQTVELSSADKNFLTRLNDVIYSMMGNHDLNSEMVADKMCMSLSQLNRKVKAITGFNSSGYILQMRLDKAKRLLTSTDTPIGDIALKCGFPEISYFSRIFKQTFQMTPSQYRKKL from the coding sequence ATGAAAAAACACACCCGACAAACCCAATTGCTTTGTGCCTTTTTTCTTCTTGGTACAATCCTGTTTTCCTGCCATCACTCTGCACGAAAAACACTCTCTTCCGAAGAACGTGCAACCATCGACAGCATTATTAAGGCCAACCGTTCAATCGATTCATTGACCGCATGGCTTGAACGTTACGCAAAAGCCGAAAATATTCCCGGTATGATACTTGTCCGTAAAGAACTCGGCAGACGCTATCGCGACAATTCGCGTTTCAACGAGGCCATAGAAGTTCATCAGAAAGGCCTCCAGCTTGCGTTGCAAATAGGAGACACGCTCGAAGCGGTACAGGCACTGAATAATATAGGTACAAGTTACCGCCGGATGGGTATTCTGGACGAAGCATCCACGTATCATTACCGGGCATTGCTTCTTTGCGAACAATATGGAGACAAAAGCAGCTTCACCGCCAAAAAGAACCGAGTTGTCTCCCTGAACGGCATCGGCAACATACATCTGACACTGGACAACCGCGAAGCCGCCGACAGTGTGTTCCGTGTTGCTTTGGCGGGAGAACACGAACTGAACAGCGACTTGGGACAAGCCATTAACTACGCTAATCTAGGTGCTATATTCGAAGCACGTGGCATGAAAGATTCTGCACTGGTTTATTATCAGCATTCCATGAAATACAACCGTGCAGCCAAGTCCACATTAGGTATCTCCCTTTGCCATAATCACTTCGGACGACTTTTTGAGCAGGAAGGCAAGTGGGAAGATGCTTTGCGTGAATATCGTAATGCATATAACCTGATGATTGAAAGCAGCGACAGTTGGCATCGGCTGGAGTCCTGCCTGGCATTGGCAAGGGTAAATGTTGCCAAAGGGGATATAACACTCGCAAGGACTTATCTGGAGCGTGCCAAGAAAACCGCCGAAGAGATGAGTTCGTGGGAACATCTGAGCGAAGTCTACCGACTGAGCTACCTGTGTTACGAAAAGCAAGGCAACTGCCGCCGTGCACTCGATTGCTACATAAAGAGTCGCGCCTTTGCCGACAGCGTGCGGAATGAGGATAATCTGAACCATGTGCAGAACCTTCGCGTCAATTATGAAAAAGAGAAAAACTTTCGCGAACTTTCGTTGGTGCGAGAGGGCTACCGGATGGAACAACGCACCAAGAACCTCTTTCTCACAGGCAGCTTCATTATCTTGTTCATTACGGTGGTAGCCATTGGATTCCTGTGGTATGCCTTGCGTATGAAGTCGCGCAACCAACGGATGCTTCGCCGCATGGAAAAGGTACGAAGCAACTTCTTTACAAATGTCACCCATGAGTTCCGTACTCCACTGACGGTCATACTGGGGCTTTCGGAGCAACTGCAAAAGGGAGGTATCTCTTCTGACGAAGAAACCGGCACCGCACTGACCACCATTATCCGGCAGGGACGCAACCTGCTGGGACTGGTAAACCAATTGCTGGAAGTATCCAAAGTTAGGTCTGAGGTCGGCGAACCGGACTGGCGTTCGGGAGATGTTGTTTCCTACGTTCGCATGATTATGGAGAACTATCAGGCGTATGCCCGGCAGCGTCAGGTAGACTTGCACTTCATGCCTTCGGAGACCGTGATTGAGATGGATTTCGTACCCGAATATTTCAGCAAAATAACGCGTAATTTATTATCCAACTCCCTCAAGTTTACACAGAAAGGCGGCCGGGTAACTGTAAAGATGGAAAAGAAAAGCGACCATCTTGTAATCTGTGTAGCCGATACCGGTTGCGGTATCAGCCCGGAAGACCTGCCACACATCTTCAAGACTTTCTACCAGGGCGAGAACAGCCGCGCAGACATCGGTACAGGTATCGGACTGGCATTGGTACGACAAATAACAGAATGTATGGACGGCACCATCCGGGCCGAAAGCAACGAAGGAAAAGGAACCGAAATAACCGTGACATTACCCTTGAAGCATGGAGACTCCCTTTGGGAGGAATGGCTGCCCGGAAAGAAGACGGACGGCAATATGACTCCTCTCATTTCTATGAAAGAAGACGTGGAATTACTCGAAACCATGCCTACAGCCGGAGATGCGGCACTGCCTTCCATCCTGATAGTGGAGGACAATGCAGACATTTCTTATTACATCAGCGGATTGCTGAAAGACAACTACCGCCTGCTCTATGCCCGTGACGGAGAGGAAGGATTGGAAAAAGCCAAAGAATATGTGCCCGACCTGATAATCACTGACCTTATGATGCCCGAAAAGAATGGTTATCAATTGTGCCGTGACATACGCGATTCGGAAATCCTGAACCATATCCCCATCATTATCATTACTGCCAAATGTGGAGCGGGCGACCGCGTACAAGGACTGGATGTAGGGGCGGATGCCTATCTGGAAAAGCCTTTCAATGCCGATGAACTGAATGTTCGCATTGTCCGCTTGTTGGAACAGCGTCGCATGTTGCGTGAAAAGTATTCCAATGCCCTGCATGAAGGCAAGGGGCAGACAGTGGAACTAAGTTCTGCCGACAAGAACTTCCTGACTCGTCTGAATGACGTCATTTATTCGATGATGGGCAACCATGACCTAAACTCGGAGATGGTGGCTGATAAGATGTGCATGAGTCTTTCGCAACTGAACCGTAAAGTGAAGGCCATCACAGGGTTCAACAGTTCCGGATACATCCTACAGATGCGCTTGGACAAAGCCAAACGCCTGCTTACATCCACAGATACTCCGATTGGAGACATTGCATTGAAATGCGGTTTCCCGGAAATATCCTATTTCTCCCGTATCTTTAAGCAGACATTCCAGATGACACCGTCGCAGTATCGCAAGAAGCTGTGA
- a CDS encoding DoxX family protein, producing MLYKFLFPSKPDGAATSAILLIVRIIFGVLLMNHGIEKWSNYQELSAVFPDPLGVGSPLSLGLAIFGELACSMAFIIGFLYRLAMLPMIFTMGMAFFVIHGNDPFAVKELAFIYLVVYVLMYIIGPGKYAVDHWLGKALTPKKP from the coding sequence ATGCTTTACAAATTTTTATTCCCGTCTAAACCGGATGGAGCAGCAACGTCTGCTATATTATTAATAGTGAGAATTATATTTGGTGTGTTATTAATGAATCACGGTATCGAAAAGTGGTCTAATTATCAGGAGTTATCCGCTGTATTTCCCGACCCGCTGGGTGTGGGCAGTCCTCTTTCACTTGGATTAGCCATATTCGGTGAATTGGCTTGTTCTATGGCATTTATCATTGGTTTCCTTTATCGTCTGGCAATGCTGCCGATGATATTTACAATGGGGATGGCATTCTTTGTTATTCACGGAAACGATCCGTTTGCGGTCAAAGAACTGGCTTTCATATATCTGGTGGTATACGTACTGATGTATATTATCGGTCCCGGAAAGTATGCCGTAGACCACTGGCTGGGTAAGGCTTTGACTCCCAAAAAGCCTTAA
- a CDS encoding phosphoethanolamine transferase — MKLFKNIKKWLENQEHLFYLFLLILIVPNIILCFTEPMPVVAKVCNVLLPFAFYYLLMTLSRNCGKMFWILFLFIFFGAFQIVLLYLFGQSIIAVDMFLNLVTTNSSEAMELLDNLVPALVSVIILYIPALILAAISIIKKRKLSPQFIRRERKKAWFALLIGFISLGAAYGLDKRYELKSDLYPANVCYNVALAFQRNAQTRMYHRTSENFTFNARPSHSEDRREIYIMVVGETSRALNWSLYDYDRDTNPELSKIEGVTSFCHVLTESNTTHKSVPMLLSPVSAQNFDSIYYRKSIITAFKEAGFQTAFFSNQRYNHSFIDFFGMEADTYDFIKEDSQDSQYNPSDDDLLMLVEKELEKGNRKQFIVLHTYGSHFNYRERYPETAAFFLPDFPVDAEVKYKDNLMNAYDNSIRYTDNFLARIIHLLEEQQVDASMLYTSDHGEDIFDDNRHLFLHASPVPSYYQLHVPFLLWISDSYREEYPGIEKAASMNRQKNISSSISFFQTMMELAGIETPYRNDSLSVTSPLYTEKSRVYLNDHNEPHPLDDIGMRKDDFNMLRKKGIGCI; from the coding sequence ATGAAGCTTTTTAAAAACATAAAGAAATGGTTGGAAAATCAGGAGCATTTGTTCTATCTGTTCCTGCTGATCCTGATAGTACCCAATATCATCCTCTGTTTTACAGAGCCGATGCCTGTGGTGGCAAAAGTATGCAATGTACTGTTGCCATTTGCTTTCTATTATCTATTGATGACTTTGTCGAGAAACTGTGGAAAGATGTTCTGGATACTTTTCTTATTCATCTTCTTCGGAGCTTTCCAGATAGTACTGCTTTATCTCTTCGGACAGTCCATTATTGCTGTGGATATGTTCCTGAACCTGGTAACCACTAATTCGAGTGAAGCTATGGAGTTGCTGGATAATCTTGTTCCGGCATTAGTGAGTGTGATTATCCTTTATATACCGGCATTGATTCTGGCTGCAATCTCCATTATAAAGAAGCGGAAATTATCTCCGCAATTTATCCGTCGGGAACGGAAAAAGGCATGGTTTGCCTTACTCATCGGCTTTATCTCATTGGGTGCCGCTTATGGACTGGATAAACGTTACGAGCTGAAGTCGGATTTGTATCCGGCTAACGTGTGTTACAATGTAGCACTCGCATTCCAGCGTAATGCCCAAACAAGGATGTATCACCGCACATCAGAGAACTTTACTTTTAACGCTCGACCTTCCCATTCGGAAGACAGGCGCGAAATTTATATTATGGTAGTGGGCGAGACATCCCGCGCCCTGAACTGGAGTCTTTACGACTATGATCGGGATACGAACCCTGAACTTTCTAAAATAGAAGGAGTGACCTCTTTTTGCCATGTTTTGACGGAATCGAATACTACGCACAAGAGTGTACCAATGTTGCTTTCTCCTGTTTCTGCACAGAATTTCGATTCCATTTATTATCGGAAAAGTATCATTACCGCTTTCAAAGAAGCTGGTTTTCAGACAGCTTTTTTCTCAAACCAGCGATATAACCATTCTTTCATCGACTTTTTCGGAATGGAAGCGGATACTTATGATTTTATCAAGGAAGATTCCCAGGATTCACAATATAACCCTTCAGATGACGACCTGTTAATGTTGGTAGAAAAAGAACTTGAGAAAGGAAATCGGAAACAGTTCATTGTATTGCATACCTATGGATCCCACTTCAATTACCGGGAACGTTATCCGGAAACTGCCGCTTTCTTCTTACCGGATTTCCCCGTAGATGCAGAAGTGAAATACAAAGATAACCTGATGAATGCCTACGACAATTCCATTCGGTATACGGATAATTTCCTGGCACGTATCATCCACCTATTGGAGGAGCAGCAAGTAGATGCCAGTATGCTTTACACGTCAGATCACGGGGAAGATATCTTCGACGACAACCGACACCTGTTTCTTCATGCATCCCCCGTCCCGTCCTACTATCAGCTACATGTGCCTTTCCTGCTGTGGATATCGGACAGTTATAGGGAAGAGTATCCCGGCATAGAGAAAGCTGCTTCGATGAACCGACAGAAAAATATATCTTCCAGCATTTCTTTCTTCCAGACCATGATGGAACTAGCCGGAATAGAAACTCCGTATCGCAATGACAGTCTATCTGTCACCAGCCCTCTCTATACAGAGAAATCGAGGGTTTATCTGAACGATCATAATGAACCGCATCCATTAGATGATATAGGGATGAGAAAAGACGACTTCAATATGTTGCGGAAAAAGGGAATTGGCTGTATATAA
- a CDS encoding BamA/TamA family outer membrane protein — translation MDAKLMKWVLPVLLLIIATDIWAQGPTGTDVSVESFVSVTDTLPQKKSFFKKFLDYFNDANKAKKNKKFDFSVIGGPHYSSDTKLGIGLVAAGLYRTDLNDTILPPSNVSLYGDVSTVGFYLLGVRGNHLFPQDKYRLNYNLYFYSFPSLYWGKGYENGSNDDNESDYDRFQAQVKVDFMTRVARNFYIGPMAVFDYVYGHDFEKSELWKGMKARTTNISLGFSLLYDSRDFLTNAYSGYYLRIDQRFSPAFLGNKYAFSSTELTTSYYHPVWKGGVLAGQFHTLLNYGDPPWGLMATLGSSYSMRGYYEGRYRDKCAMDAQIELRQHVWRRNGIAIWAGAGTVFPKFSSFEVKHILPNYGFGYRWEFKKRVNVRLDLGFGKGQTGFIFNINEAF, via the coding sequence ATGGACGCTAAACTAATGAAATGGGTATTACCGGTGCTGTTATTGATAATAGCCACCGATATATGGGCACAAGGTCCCACAGGAACAGATGTTTCAGTCGAATCTTTTGTGTCTGTAACTGATACTTTACCACAAAAGAAAAGTTTCTTCAAGAAATTCCTGGACTATTTTAATGATGCCAACAAAGCGAAAAAAAACAAGAAGTTTGACTTCAGCGTTATCGGAGGGCCTCATTATTCCAGTGACACCAAGCTCGGTATCGGCCTGGTAGCCGCCGGATTATATCGTACAGACCTGAATGACACCATCCTTCCGCCATCTAATGTATCTTTATACGGTGATGTATCTACGGTAGGTTTCTATTTGTTGGGTGTACGTGGAAATCATCTCTTTCCACAAGACAAATACCGTCTGAATTATAATCTTTATTTCTATTCGTTCCCCAGCCTGTATTGGGGAAAAGGATATGAAAACGGTTCTAATGACGATAATGAAAGTGATTACGACCGCTTCCAGGCACAAGTAAAGGTAGACTTCATGACTCGTGTAGCGCGCAACTTCTATATCGGTCCGATGGCTGTCTTTGATTATGTCTACGGCCACGATTTTGAAAAGTCCGAACTGTGGAAAGGAATGAAAGCACGGACTACCAATATAAGCCTCGGATTCTCATTACTCTATGATTCACGGGATTTCCTCACAAATGCCTATAGCGGTTATTACCTGAGAATAGACCAACGATTCAGCCCCGCATTCCTCGGTAACAAATATGCTTTCAGCAGCACAGAGCTGACTACCAGCTATTATCATCCTGTATGGAAAGGGGGAGTATTGGCTGGGCAATTCCATACGTTGCTGAATTACGGTGATCCGCCTTGGGGATTGATGGCAACATTGGGGAGTTCTTATTCCATGCGTGGCTATTACGAAGGGCGTTACCGTGATAAATGTGCCATGGATGCGCAGATAGAGCTTCGTCAGCACGTCTGGAGGCGAAATGGCATAGCTATATGGGCAGGAGCGGGAACCGTGTTTCCTAAATTCTCCAGTTTCGAAGTTAAACATATCCTCCCTAATTATGGTTTTGGTTATCGGTGGGAGTTCAAAAAGAGAGTAAACGTAAGGTTAGATTTAGGGTTTGGAAAAGGCCAGACCGGATTTATATTCAACATCAATGAAGCTTTTTAA
- a CDS encoding NAD(P)/FAD-dependent oxidoreductase: protein MKTKMDIPDKEGRKRLVIVGGGFGGLKLARKLKSDKFQIVLLDKNNHHIFQPLLYQVATAGIEPSAISFPYRKIFKKRKHFHIRICEAQRVIPEDNILETSIGALSYDYLVVSTGCRTNYFGNDGLSQRTMALKNTAEALFNRNQILESFEKAQNTSNLETRKRLMTFVIVGGGATGIELSGALAEMKKFVLPQDYPDLDMNLMRIILVDGAPRLLSAFSEKSSEEVANYLLKRDVEIITSVQVTNYENGTMTLSDNSTLETMNVFWVAGVRANSIEGLAEEAYGSGNRLLVDLYNCVQGYNNIFAIGDTALMISKEYPKGHPQVVQPAIQQARNLIQNLDRKERGLEMQPFVYHNKGSMATIGRNHAVVELKKLRFGGFPAWAAWLFIHLMSIVGVKNRLFIFVDWMWSYFTYDPSLRVIIKPLRRDKP, encoded by the coding sequence ATGAAAACAAAAATGGATATTCCCGATAAAGAGGGACGAAAACGACTTGTAATTGTGGGTGGTGGCTTCGGTGGATTGAAGTTGGCACGCAAATTGAAAAGCGATAAATTCCAGATAGTGTTATTGGACAAGAATAATCATCATATTTTCCAACCCCTACTCTATCAGGTAGCAACCGCCGGTATTGAACCGAGTGCAATTTCTTTTCCTTACCGCAAGATATTTAAAAAGAGAAAACATTTCCATATACGTATTTGTGAGGCGCAACGGGTAATTCCCGAAGATAATATTCTGGAGACTTCCATCGGAGCTCTTTCATACGATTATCTGGTTGTCTCTACCGGATGCCGTACCAACTATTTTGGTAATGATGGGCTGTCTCAACGGACGATGGCCCTGAAGAACACTGCAGAAGCTCTGTTTAATCGCAACCAGATTCTGGAAAGCTTTGAAAAAGCACAGAATACCAGCAATCTGGAGACAAGGAAACGGCTCATGACATTTGTCATCGTAGGTGGCGGTGCTACGGGTATAGAACTTTCCGGTGCATTGGCAGAAATGAAAAAATTTGTGCTTCCGCAAGACTATCCCGATCTTGATATGAACCTGATGCGCATTATTCTTGTGGATGGTGCTCCCCGTCTGCTCTCCGCTTTCTCTGAAAAATCTTCGGAAGAAGTGGCAAATTACTTATTAAAACGTGATGTAGAGATCATAACCAGTGTGCAAGTTACGAATTATGAGAATGGAACGATGACACTGAGTGATAACAGTACTCTGGAAACAATGAACGTCTTTTGGGTTGCAGGTGTACGCGCCAACAGCATAGAGGGACTTGCAGAGGAAGCCTATGGTTCCGGTAATCGTCTTCTTGTCGATCTTTACAACTGTGTTCAGGGTTATAACAATATTTTTGCCATCGGTGACACTGCACTTATGATTTCCAAGGAATACCCGAAAGGACATCCACAAGTAGTTCAACCAGCCATTCAGCAAGCCCGTAATCTGATTCAGAATCTGGATAGAAAGGAACGGGGACTTGAAATGCAACCTTTTGTTTATCACAACAAAGGCTCCATGGCTACCATAGGACGTAATCACGCAGTGGTGGAACTGAAAAAACTTCGTTTCGGTGGTTTCCCCGCGTGGGCAGCATGGCTATTCATCCACTTAATGAGTATTGTCGGTGTAAAGAACCGTCTGTTTATCTTTGTAGACTGGATGTGGAGTTACTTTACATACGATCCTTCTTTGCGGGTAATTATAAAACCTTTGCGCAGAGATAAACCATAA